A DNA window from Candidatus Rokuibacteriota bacterium contains the following coding sequences:
- a CDS encoding aldehyde ferredoxin oxidoreductase family protein, producing the protein MAAGTTAKILHVDLSTRETRAEILPETTVRKYLGGGALASYILLRDMPAGVDPLGPDNVLVFTTSVINGLSLSGTNRYTAAAKSPLTGGYGESEAGGWWGPELRAAGWDAVVIRGKAASPVYLWIKDDVIEFRDAAAYWGQLSGEVQDGIEAELGDKRVRVLQCGISGERGVRFAAIVNQLKHFHGRGGLGAVMGSKNLKAVVVRGSKPPVANDKVEAKGQLVWFKNHYDRATDRFHQVGSSGGVLALEASGILPTRNFRDGSFEGAKAISGQTMRDTILVNRGTCYACAVACKREVEVKELGVTPKYGGPEYETLAAAGSLCGVDDLKMLALANQLFAQYVLDSISTGASIAFAMECYENGIITKEMTGGLELTWGNADAVIQLTHMIGKREGIGKLLGEGVKRAAAQLGKGADCFALHVKGQELPMHDPRGKKGLSLAYALSPTGADHMEAPHDPLYAGFHPQGHPLGALGLIEPLEPLTLDSKKVRAFFETQKVWSAYNSVGMCDFVGAPLNALGLQPMMDYINAVTGWNMSLYELMKVGERNNTLARVFNNREGFTPEDDILPQRLHEGIGNGVLKGSKIDPDEFFAARRTYYEMAGWDPSTGRPTAAKLAELGVEDAAAGQK; encoded by the coding sequence ATGGCAGCCGGCACCACCGCGAAGATCCTGCACGTCGACCTCTCCACCCGCGAAACCCGCGCCGAGATCCTGCCCGAGACGACCGTGCGCAAGTACCTGGGCGGCGGAGCGCTGGCGAGCTACATCCTCCTCCGCGACATGCCGGCCGGGGTAGACCCGCTCGGTCCCGACAACGTCCTGGTCTTCACCACGAGCGTGATCAACGGGCTCTCGCTGTCCGGCACCAACCGCTACACGGCGGCCGCCAAGTCGCCGCTCACGGGCGGCTACGGCGAGTCGGAGGCGGGCGGCTGGTGGGGGCCGGAGCTGCGCGCGGCCGGCTGGGACGCCGTCGTCATCCGCGGCAAGGCGGCCTCGCCCGTGTACCTCTGGATCAAGGACGACGTGATCGAGTTCCGTGACGCCGCTGCCTACTGGGGCCAGCTCTCGGGCGAGGTCCAGGACGGGATCGAGGCGGAGCTCGGTGACAAGCGCGTGCGGGTGCTCCAGTGCGGCATCTCCGGCGAGCGCGGCGTCCGCTTCGCCGCCATCGTGAACCAGCTCAAGCACTTCCACGGCCGGGGCGGGCTCGGCGCCGTCATGGGATCGAAGAACCTCAAGGCCGTCGTGGTGCGCGGCTCCAAGCCGCCGGTCGCCAACGACAAGGTGGAGGCCAAGGGCCAGCTGGTCTGGTTCAAAAACCACTACGACCGCGCCACCGACCGCTTCCACCAGGTCGGCTCCTCCGGCGGTGTGCTGGCGCTCGAGGCCAGCGGCATCCTGCCGACGCGCAACTTCCGCGACGGCTCCTTCGAGGGCGCCAAGGCCATCAGCGGCCAGACCATGCGCGACACCATCCTGGTCAACCGCGGCACCTGCTACGCCTGCGCCGTCGCCTGCAAGCGCGAGGTCGAGGTCAAGGAGCTGGGCGTCACGCCGAAGTACGGCGGGCCCGAGTACGAGACCCTCGCGGCCGCGGGCTCGCTCTGCGGCGTGGACGACCTCAAGATGCTGGCGCTCGCCAACCAGCTCTTCGCGCAGTACGTCCTCGACTCGATCTCGACGGGCGCCTCCATCGCCTTCGCGATGGAGTGCTACGAGAACGGCATCATCACCAAGGAGATGACGGGCGGGCTCGAGCTGACCTGGGGCAACGCCGACGCGGTGATCCAGCTGACCCACATGATCGGCAAGCGCGAGGGCATCGGGAAGCTCCTCGGCGAGGGCGTCAAGCGCGCCGCGGCCCAGCTCGGCAAGGGCGCCGACTGCTTCGCGCTCCACGTCAAGGGGCAGGAGCTGCCGATGCACGACCCGCGGGGCAAGAAGGGGTTGTCGCTGGCCTACGCGCTGTCCCCGACGGGCGCCGACCACATGGAAGCGCCCCACGATCCGCTCTACGCCGGCTTCCACCCCCAGGGCCATCCGCTGGGCGCGCTGGGACTCATCGAGCCCCTCGAGCCGCTCACGCTCGACTCGAAGAAGGTGCGCGCGTTCTTCGAGACCCAGAAGGTCTGGAGCGCGTACAACTCGGTCGGCATGTGCGACTTCGTCGGCGCGCCGCTCAACGCGCTCGGGCTGCAGCCCATGATGGACTACATCAACGCCGTCACCGGCTGGAACATGAGCCTCTACGAGCTCATGAAGGTGGGCGAGCGCAACAACACGCTGGCGCGGGTCTTCAACAACCGCGAGGGCTTCACGCCGGAAGACGACATCCTCCCGCAGCGCCTGCACGAGGGCATCGGCAACGGGGTGCTCAAGGGCTCGAAGATCGACCCCGACGAGTTCTTCGCGGCCCGCCGCACGTACTACGAGATGGCCGGCTGGGACCCCAGCACGGGGCGGCCGACGGCGGCCAAGCTCGCTGAGCTGGGCGTGGAGGACGCGGCGGCAGGGCAGAAGTAG
- a CDS encoding BTAD domain-containing putative transcriptional regulator, producing MGGGGITLPVDAVQTDVAAFEQAVADGTPVALEAAVGLYRGDLLAGLTVVAPTFEDWLMSERERLRERAVEAHARLLAHQRAVGATASAVQSALRLLALDPLQEAVHRTLMRLHAQLGRRDAALRQYQECVDVLRRELAVEPEADTKELYQEILRQRPLRAATTPSVTGPAEAPLVGRDGEVTQLHEALAEAWAGQGRVLAVLGEAGIGKSRLLAELAAEAGRRGGAILLGRAYETEQILPFGPWVSALRDAGVVTDSHVLEGVGSEWRAELARLFPELADPGRSVASNPGDQMRLFEALAQLLRRLAVAQPLLVLLEDGHWADDMTLRFLAFLGRRLHSAPILLALSIRDEELPDHPLLRRTLDELDADRRLVCVSLGRLEREPTTTLVRLLGRADSHATALAQRGEQVWRASGGNPFIVVETMRAIGCGGVALEPSDSLPLPTNVRDMIARRLERLSEQARQLLRVAAVIGREFEFTLLQRAAGVDEPAAAEGLEELVRRRVVHGVGDRFDFTHERIRDVVAAELLPPRRQWLHARVLDAIETLYQGRLGEHVERLAQHAVRAEQRDKAVHYLRQAGLQATARSALEAARVWFEQALTLLGALPESEPALEESFEIRLELWPVLSVFGEVRPALERLHEAEALAERLNDERRRGRVCAFIASGHSLLGELGEALAFGARALAIARELGALRLRILATSYLEQAHYFRGEYERVVELATDNLAALPADWVHESFGLPGPASVLDRIWLVMSLAQLGRFAEAAEHEGEALRLAEPTRHGYTVGWAHLGAGMLHTLKGDWLTARSLIEHGIALLRAGNVAILLPFTAALSARVLAQLGERRDALDRLQEAEQLLERQTASGIVVGRNAASYMLGHACLLLDRLDEARSLGERAVESPSHPYTTHARHLLGDIAAHPDRFDAERSEAHYREALALAERRSLRPLVAHCHLGLGRLYRRTGKREQAQEHLDTATTLYREMDMRFWLEHAESEVKQRA from the coding sequence GTGGGAGGCGGCGGGATCACGCTGCCGGTGGACGCGGTGCAGACCGACGTGGCGGCGTTCGAGCAGGCGGTGGCCGACGGCACGCCCGTCGCGCTCGAAGCGGCGGTCGGCCTCTACAGGGGCGATCTGCTGGCGGGGCTCACGGTCGTCGCGCCGACCTTCGAGGACTGGCTCATGAGCGAGCGCGAGCGGCTGCGTGAGCGTGCTGTCGAAGCTCACGCGCGGCTGCTCGCCCACCAGCGGGCCGTCGGGGCGACCGCCTCCGCCGTGCAGTCGGCGCTCCGGCTGCTGGCCCTGGACCCTCTTCAGGAAGCCGTGCACCGCACGCTCATGCGCCTGCATGCCCAGCTCGGGCGGCGCGACGCTGCGCTCCGCCAGTACCAGGAATGCGTCGACGTCCTTCGGCGTGAGCTGGCCGTCGAGCCGGAGGCAGACACCAAGGAGCTGTACCAGGAGATCCTCCGGCAACGCCCCCTACGGGCGGCAACCACGCCGAGCGTGACCGGGCCCGCCGAGGCGCCCCTGGTCGGGCGGGACGGCGAGGTCACGCAGTTACACGAGGCGCTGGCGGAGGCCTGGGCGGGACAAGGCCGCGTCCTCGCCGTCCTCGGCGAGGCTGGGATCGGCAAGAGCCGGTTGCTGGCCGAGCTTGCCGCCGAGGCCGGACGCCGTGGCGGAGCGATCCTGCTCGGGCGCGCCTACGAGACGGAGCAGATCTTGCCGTTCGGGCCCTGGGTCAGTGCCCTGCGGGACGCCGGCGTCGTGACCGACTCGCACGTGCTGGAGGGTGTAGGGAGCGAATGGCGGGCGGAGCTCGCACGCCTATTCCCAGAGCTGGCCGATCCTGGCCGGTCGGTAGCGTCCAACCCGGGGGACCAGATGCGCTTGTTCGAGGCTTTGGCCCAGTTGCTCCGGCGCCTGGCCGTCGCGCAGCCCCTCCTCGTCCTGCTGGAGGACGGCCACTGGGCGGACGACATGACACTCCGCTTCCTGGCGTTTCTCGGGCGCCGGCTCCATTCCGCGCCCATCCTGCTGGCCCTGAGCATTCGGGACGAGGAACTGCCCGACCACCCGCTCCTGCGCCGTACCCTCGACGAGTTGGACGCCGACCGCCGGCTGGTCTGCGTGTCGCTGGGGCGCCTGGAACGCGAGCCCACGACGACGCTCGTGCGCCTGCTCGGACGCGCGGACAGCCACGCGACGGCGCTGGCGCAGCGGGGCGAGCAGGTCTGGAGGGCCAGCGGCGGCAACCCGTTCATCGTCGTCGAGACCATGCGCGCGATCGGGTGTGGTGGTGTCGCCCTGGAACCTTCAGACAGCCTTCCGCTCCCGACGAACGTGCGGGACATGATCGCCCGGCGCCTGGAGCGGCTGAGCGAGCAGGCCCGACAGCTCCTGCGCGTGGCCGCAGTCATCGGGCGCGAGTTCGAGTTCACGCTGCTCCAGCGCGCGGCGGGAGTGGACGAGCCAGCGGCCGCCGAGGGGCTGGAGGAGCTCGTCCGCCGGCGCGTCGTCCACGGCGTCGGAGACCGTTTCGATTTCACCCACGAGCGAATTCGGGACGTGGTCGCCGCCGAGCTCCTCCCACCCCGGCGGCAGTGGCTGCACGCACGAGTCCTCGATGCGATCGAAACCCTCTATCAGGGAAGGCTCGGTGAGCACGTCGAGCGGCTCGCTCAGCACGCCGTCCGGGCCGAGCAACGGGATAAGGCCGTGCACTATCTGCGGCAGGCTGGGCTCCAGGCGACCGCGCGGTCGGCGCTTGAAGCCGCACGGGTCTGGTTCGAGCAGGCGCTGACCCTTCTCGGAGCGCTCCCGGAGAGTGAGCCGGCGCTGGAGGAGTCCTTCGAGATCCGACTCGAGTTGTGGCCGGTGCTGAGCGTGTTCGGCGAAGTCCGGCCGGCGTTGGAGCGCCTGCACGAAGCCGAGGCGCTCGCCGAACGGTTGAATGATGAGCGCCGGCGGGGGCGTGTCTGTGCGTTCATCGCGAGCGGCCACTCGTTGCTCGGCGAGCTGGGCGAGGCTCTAGCCTTCGGCGCTCGCGCACTGGCGATCGCACGAGAGCTGGGGGCCCTTCGGCTCCGAATCCTCGCCACCAGCTATCTGGAGCAAGCACACTACTTCCGCGGTGAGTACGAGCGGGTGGTAGAGTTGGCCACCGACAACCTCGCGGCGTTGCCCGCCGACTGGGTCCACGAGAGTTTCGGACTCCCCGGACCGGCATCAGTGCTGGATCGAATCTGGCTCGTCATGAGCCTCGCCCAGCTCGGCCGGTTCGCCGAAGCGGCCGAGCATGAAGGCGAAGCCCTTCGCCTCGCCGAGCCGACGCGCCACGGATACACCGTCGGCTGGGCTCACCTCGGCGCGGGCATGCTCCACACCCTCAAGGGCGACTGGTTGACGGCACGCTCGCTGATCGAGCATGGGATCGCACTCCTCCGGGCGGGCAACGTCGCCATCCTGCTTCCGTTCACGGCCGCCTTGTCCGCTCGGGTCCTCGCGCAGCTCGGTGAGCGGCGTGACGCGTTGGACCGGCTCCAGGAGGCCGAGCAGCTTCTCGAGCGCCAGACGGCGAGCGGGATCGTCGTCGGTCGCAACGCAGCCTCCTACATGCTCGGTCACGCCTGTCTCCTGCTCGACCGGCTCGACGAGGCGCGGAGCCTCGGCGAGCGCGCGGTGGAATCTCCGAGTCATCCCTACACGACCCATGCGCGGCACCTGCTCGGCGACATCGCGGCCCATCCTGACCGCTTTGATGCCGAGCGCAGCGAGGCCCACTACCGCGAGGCGCTCGCGCTCGCCGAGCGGCGCTCCCTGCGTCCGCTCGTCGCCCACTGCCACCTCGGCCTCGGCAGGCTCTACCGACGGACAGGCAAGCGCGAGCAGGCCCAGGAGCACCTCGACACCGCGACCACGCTGTACCGTGAAATGGACATGCGCTTCTGGCTGGAGCATGCGGAGTCGGAGGTGAAGCAACGCGCTTAA
- the fdrA gene encoding acyl-CoA synthetase FdrA: protein MTCCLVRPDTYRDSVELMRVAALVEKVRGVSRAALMMATPANRELLSGAGLLDATGAAAGPNDLVVAVAAVDRAAGERALAEAARLLDEQAAVSAPAGDKPVPRSIAEAASELPRANLAIISTPGAYATAEALKALKRGLHVFIFSDNVPVADEAELKRLAAKKKLLVMGPDCGTAILDGVPLGFANAVRRGSIGLVGASGTGLQEISCLIDRLGEGCSQVIGVGGHDLDERVGGLMMQAGIERLAADPGTRVIVLVSKPPAPAVARRVLDVARKSGKPVVVNFLGGDPAAILGAGAIPAATLEDAARAAVALARGKRVAAAPLAVAPKLAAAGRAKARRFRKGQSLVRGLYSGGTLCQEAALILEEAGGQKHTTVDLGDDEFTVGRPHPMIDFRLRNERILAAAEDPATAVILLDVVLGYGAHADPAGALAPAIEAATKAAAKRRRGLAIVASVCGTPADPQGLARQETRLAAAGVLLAPSNAQAARLAASLVGHRRPAQTKG from the coding sequence ATGACGTGCTGCCTGGTCCGCCCCGACACGTACCGCGACTCGGTCGAGTTGATGCGCGTGGCCGCCCTGGTCGAGAAGGTGCGCGGGGTGAGCCGCGCCGCGCTCATGATGGCGACGCCGGCGAACCGCGAGCTGCTCTCCGGCGCGGGGCTCCTCGACGCCACGGGCGCGGCCGCCGGGCCCAACGACCTGGTCGTGGCGGTCGCCGCGGTGGACCGCGCGGCGGGTGAGCGTGCGCTCGCCGAGGCGGCCCGTCTCCTCGACGAGCAGGCCGCCGTGTCAGCGCCCGCGGGCGACAAGCCGGTCCCCCGCAGCATCGCCGAGGCGGCGAGCGAGCTGCCGCGCGCCAACCTCGCCATCATCTCGACCCCGGGCGCCTACGCGACGGCTGAGGCCCTCAAGGCGCTCAAGCGCGGGCTCCACGTCTTCATCTTCAGCGACAACGTCCCCGTGGCCGACGAGGCCGAACTCAAGCGTCTCGCCGCGAAGAAGAAGCTCCTCGTGATGGGCCCGGACTGCGGCACCGCCATCCTCGACGGCGTGCCGCTCGGCTTCGCCAATGCCGTGCGGCGCGGGTCCATCGGGCTCGTCGGGGCCTCCGGCACGGGGCTCCAAGAGATCAGCTGCCTCATCGACCGCCTGGGCGAGGGCTGCTCGCAGGTGATCGGCGTGGGCGGCCACGACCTCGACGAGCGCGTGGGCGGTCTCATGATGCAGGCCGGCATCGAGCGCCTCGCGGCGGACCCAGGCACGCGCGTCATCGTTCTCGTCTCCAAACCTCCCGCCCCCGCTGTCGCCCGCCGCGTCCTCGACGTCGCCCGCAAGTCGGGCAAGCCCGTCGTCGTCAACTTCCTCGGCGGCGACCCCGCGGCCATCCTCGGGGCCGGCGCGATTCCGGCAGCCACGCTCGAAGACGCGGCGCGTGCGGCGGTCGCGCTCGCGCGAGGCAAGCGGGTCGCCGCGGCGCCGCTCGCGGTGGCTCCGAAGCTCGCGGCCGCGGGGCGGGCCAAGGCGCGACGCTTCCGCAAGGGCCAGTCTCTCGTGCGCGGCCTCTACAGCGGCGGCACGCTGTGCCAGGAGGCGGCGCTGATCCTCGAGGAGGCCGGCGGCCAAAAGCACACGACCGTCGACCTGGGCGACGACGAGTTCACCGTCGGCCGCCCGCACCCGATGATCGACTTCAGGCTGCGCAACGAGCGCATCCTGGCGGCGGCCGAGGACCCCGCCACGGCGGTCATCCTGCTGGATGTCGTCCTCGGCTATGGCGCCCACGCCGATCCGGCCGGCGCGCTTGCCCCCGCTATCGAGGCCGCGACCAAGGCTGCGGCCAAGCGCCGGCGCGGCCTCGCCATCGTCGCCTCCGTCTGCGGCACTCCCGCCGATCCTCAGGGCTTGGCGCGCCAGGAGACGCGGCTCGCGGCCGCCGGGGTGCTCCTGGCGCCGAGCAATGC